The Sphingobium aromaticiconvertens genome has a segment encoding these proteins:
- the recJ gene encoding single-stranded-DNA-specific exonuclease RecJ, with protein MTVALNVSHSIMGQPWRWRGEGADGRAPGYLPDDLITQLLVARGCPRDGVEMHRNPTIRHFMPDPSIFRDMDAAAERLADAVQRGEDVRIFGDYDVDGATSAALLIRLLKDLGLAARPYIPDRLMEGYGPSGAALVRLAGEGATLIVTVDCGAQAFEALDMARGVGVDVVVVDHHKCATTLPHALALVNPNRLDESEEGQGHGHLAAVGVAFLLGAALVRTLRARGWFATRAEPRLMEYLDIVALGTVADVAQLRGLNRAFVAQGLKVMAGRRNVGLAALIDASRLTRAPLCHDLGFALGPRINAGGRVGKADLGVRLLTTEDPAEAAQIAAELDALNEERRAIEAGVQAEAEELLAAQGNRAVAVVSGAGWHPGVIGIVAGRLKEKAGRPAIVIACDEAGVGKGSGRSISGVDLGAAVLAAKDMGLLVAGGGHAMAAGLTVEAGKIDALIDFLDERLSAAVARARDDRALLIDAVLAPSGINPDFIAAIEQGGPYGTGWPAPRIAAGPMRVIKADIVGNGHLRAIMAGDDGRSIKTIAFRQAQSALGEAILGAPRDKRLWVAGRAKLNEWGSRAEAELHLEDAAWA; from the coding sequence TGGTGGCGCGTGGGTGTCCGCGCGACGGGGTGGAGATGCACCGCAATCCCACGATCCGCCATTTCATGCCCGATCCCAGCATATTCCGCGACATGGACGCCGCGGCCGAACGGCTGGCCGATGCGGTGCAGCGGGGCGAAGATGTCCGCATCTTTGGCGATTATGACGTCGATGGCGCGACCAGCGCGGCGCTGCTGATCCGGTTGCTCAAGGATCTGGGGCTGGCGGCCCGTCCCTATATCCCCGACCGGCTCATGGAAGGCTATGGCCCGTCGGGTGCGGCGCTGGTGCGGCTGGCGGGGGAGGGCGCGACCTTGATCGTCACCGTCGATTGCGGTGCGCAGGCGTTCGAGGCGCTGGACATGGCGCGCGGCGTGGGTGTCGATGTGGTGGTGGTCGATCACCATAAATGCGCGACCACGCTGCCGCATGCGCTGGCGCTGGTGAACCCCAACCGGCTGGATGAAAGCGAGGAGGGGCAGGGGCACGGGCATCTCGCCGCCGTTGGTGTCGCCTTCCTGCTGGGGGCGGCGCTGGTGCGGACCCTGCGGGCGCGGGGCTGGTTTGCGACGCGGGCGGAACCGCGGCTGATGGAATATCTGGACATCGTCGCACTGGGCACGGTGGCGGACGTGGCGCAGTTACGGGGGCTGAACCGTGCCTTCGTCGCGCAAGGGCTGAAGGTGATGGCGGGGCGGCGCAATGTCGGGCTGGCCGCGTTGATCGACGCCAGCCGCCTGACCCGCGCGCCGCTGTGCCATGATCTGGGCTTTGCGCTGGGGCCGCGTATCAACGCGGGCGGGCGCGTGGGCAAGGCGGATCTGGGCGTGCGGCTGCTGACGACGGAAGATCCGGCCGAAGCCGCGCAGATCGCCGCTGAACTCGATGCCCTGAACGAAGAACGTCGCGCAATCGAGGCCGGGGTGCAGGCCGAGGCGGAGGAACTGCTCGCCGCGCAGGGCAATCGCGCGGTGGCGGTCGTGTCCGGCGCGGGGTGGCATCCCGGCGTCATCGGCATCGTCGCCGGGCGGCTCAAGGAAAAGGCCGGGCGGCCGGCTATCGTCATCGCCTGTGACGAGGCGGGTGTGGGCAAGGGGTCGGGCCGGTCGATTTCGGGCGTGGACCTGGGGGCGGCGGTGCTGGCGGCCAAGGATATGGGCTTGCTGGTCGCGGGCGGCGGCCATGCGATGGCGGCGGGGCTGACGGTCGAGGCGGGCAAGATCGATGCCCTCATCGATTTTCTGGACGAACGACTGTCCGCAGCGGTAGCGCGGGCACGGGACGACCGCGCGTTGCTGATCGATGCGGTATTGGCACCATCGGGCATCAACCCTGATTTCATCGCCGCGATCGAGCAGGGCGGTCCCTATGGCACCGGCTGGCCCGCGCCGCGCATCGCCGCAGGGCCGATGCGCGTCATCAAGGCGGATATCGTCGGCAACGGCCATTTGCGCGCAATCATGGCTGGGGACGATGGCCGATCGATCAAGACGATCGCCTTTCGCCAGGCGCAAAGCGCGCTGGGCGAGGCAATATTGGGCGCGCCGCGCGACAAGCGATTGTGGGTCGCGGGCCGTGCAAAGCTGAACGAATGGGGATCGCGTGCCGAGGCCGAACTGCATCTGGAGGATGCCGCCTGGGCGTGA
- a CDS encoding ABC-F family ATP-binding cassette domain-containing protein, giving the protein MSASITCSDLHWSTPDGDAVLSGVSLTFNRERAGLVGRNGVGKTTLLRLIAGDLMPHRGAIMVSGTMATVKQRVQIAPEATIADLFGVTEQLALLRRAEAGDADADALANADWTLEMRIEAALARTSLDADPETPLARLSGGQRTRAALAGAILADPDFLLLDEPTNNLDKDGRTAVLDLLADWRAGAIIVSHDRALLEAMDAIVELSNLGARRYGGNWSHYKERKAIEQAAAQQDLATAEQQVKDTARKSQIAVERQQRRDATGARKGAKGGIPRILIGARKQRAERTGGDNALLAQRLRAAADASAATARARVEKVEDMHIHLPPTHLAPDRTVLQMDAVTAGYDPDAPVLEGFSLHVEGPERIAITGPNGSGKTTLLSLIDGTLTPWAGTISHPVAHAMLDQTAAILDPMLSIADNFARLNPSMNENGCRAALAAFRFRGDAALRRVDALSGGQMLRAGLACVLGGTTPPPLLILDEPTNHLDLDSITAVEAGLRAYDGALLVVSHDETFLEAIGITRQVALRIREANI; this is encoded by the coding sequence ATGTCCGCTTCCATCACCTGTTCCGATCTCCACTGGTCGACGCCTGACGGCGACGCCGTCCTTTCGGGCGTCTCCCTCACCTTCAATCGCGAGCGCGCTGGCCTTGTCGGTCGCAACGGCGTCGGCAAGACGACCTTGCTCCGGCTAATTGCCGGCGATTTGATGCCCCACCGCGGCGCGATCATGGTCAGCGGCACGATGGCAACCGTCAAACAGCGCGTTCAAATCGCCCCCGAAGCCACCATCGCCGACCTGTTCGGCGTGACCGAGCAGCTCGCCCTGCTGCGCCGTGCCGAAGCGGGCGACGCAGACGCCGACGCGCTGGCCAATGCCGACTGGACGCTGGAAATGCGGATCGAAGCGGCGCTTGCCAGAACGAGCCTCGACGCCGATCCCGAAACTCCGCTCGCCCGGCTGTCCGGCGGCCAGCGCACCCGTGCCGCGCTCGCGGGCGCCATCCTGGCCGACCCGGATTTTCTGCTGCTCGATGAACCGACGAACAATCTGGACAAGGATGGCCGAACCGCCGTGCTCGATCTGTTGGCGGACTGGCGCGCGGGCGCCATCATCGTCAGCCATGACCGCGCCTTGCTGGAGGCAATGGACGCGATCGTCGAACTGTCCAACCTTGGCGCCCGGCGCTATGGCGGCAACTGGTCGCATTACAAAGAGCGCAAGGCGATCGAGCAAGCCGCCGCGCAGCAGGATCTCGCCACGGCTGAGCAGCAGGTCAAGGACACCGCCCGCAAGAGCCAGATCGCCGTCGAGCGCCAGCAGCGCCGTGATGCCACCGGTGCGCGCAAGGGCGCGAAGGGCGGCATCCCCCGCATCCTGATCGGCGCGCGCAAGCAACGCGCGGAACGCACGGGCGGCGACAATGCCCTGTTGGCCCAGCGGCTACGCGCAGCAGCGGACGCAAGCGCCGCCACTGCGCGGGCGCGCGTCGAAAAAGTGGAGGACATGCATATTCACCTGCCGCCCACCCATCTGGCGCCGGACCGCACCGTCCTGCAGATGGACGCGGTGACGGCAGGTTATGATCCCGACGCCCCTGTACTGGAAGGCTTCAGCCTGCATGTCGAAGGGCCGGAGCGGATCGCCATCACCGGTCCCAACGGATCGGGCAAGACTACCCTGCTCTCCCTGATCGACGGCACGCTTACTCCCTGGGCGGGCACCATCAGCCATCCCGTTGCGCATGCCATGCTGGACCAGACCGCCGCGATTCTCGATCCCATGCTGTCGATCGCGGACAATTTTGCCCGCCTCAATCCCTCCATGAATGAGAATGGCTGCCGCGCCGCGCTCGCCGCCTTCCGCTTCCGGGGGGATGCTGCCCTTCGCCGGGTGGACGCACTCAGCGGCGGGCAAATGCTGCGGGCCGGGCTGGCCTGTGTGCTGGGCGGTACGACCCCGCCGCCGCTCCTTATCCTGGACGAACCGACCAACCATCTCGATCTCGATTCCATCACCGCGGTCGAGGCAGGTCTGCGCGCTTATGACGGCGCGCTGCTGGTCGTCAGCCATGACGAGACGTTTCTGGAGGCTATCGGCATCACCCGCCAGGTGGCCTTGCGCATCCGCGAGGCAAATATCTGA